A single genomic interval of Sphingopyxis sp. CCNWLW2 harbors:
- a CDS encoding endonuclease/exonuclease/phosphatase family protein, with protein sequence MKLARTFGILLTGGACLAAWLSLADALVPMLDVLASFLPIFGVAVLVGLLLARPQLRWAVVAAVVGLTPVAIGVMPELTRAIPTAQKSTTRIRLLTHNVWRSNRDPADTAQAIIDAKLDVVMLQEVDGSFRPMLAALDQHFAFSTKCPPGCDLAIFSRWPIVDSGYFLKDPGGRKFGPAMLWARVAEPGGDPFTVVTLHYPRPTSRDQAVRRHDVARALARIERGSLIVGGDMNLTPWAAAMREQDRAFAPLTRMTRALPSWPRAFPVLPIDQLYAGPDWGLVSARRFPATGSDHLPLLVTLARR encoded by the coding sequence GTGAAGCTGGCCCGAACCTTTGGCATCCTGCTCACCGGCGGGGCGTGTCTTGCTGCATGGCTGTCGCTTGCCGACGCGCTCGTGCCGATGCTCGATGTGCTGGCGTCGTTCCTGCCGATATTTGGCGTGGCGGTGCTGGTCGGATTGCTGCTCGCCCGGCCGCAGCTGCGCTGGGCTGTCGTGGCAGCCGTGGTTGGCCTCACGCCGGTCGCGATTGGCGTGATGCCCGAGCTGACGCGCGCGATTCCGACCGCGCAAAAGAGCACGACCCGGATCCGGCTGCTCACCCACAATGTCTGGCGGAGCAATCGCGACCCCGCCGATACGGCGCAGGCGATCATCGACGCCAAGCTCGATGTCGTGATGCTGCAGGAGGTGGATGGCAGTTTCCGCCCGATGCTAGCGGCGCTGGACCAGCATTTCGCTTTTTCCACCAAATGCCCGCCGGGCTGCGACCTCGCGATCTTCTCGCGCTGGCCGATCGTGGACAGCGGCTATTTCCTGAAGGATCCGGGCGGCCGCAAATTCGGTCCCGCGATGCTCTGGGCGCGGGTTGCGGAGCCCGGCGGCGATCCGTTTACCGTGGTGACGCTCCACTATCCGCGCCCGACATCGCGCGATCAGGCGGTGCGCAGACACGATGTAGCGCGCGCGCTGGCACGGATCGAACGCGGCTCCTTGATCGTTGGAGGCGACATGAACCTGACCCCTTGGGCCGCGGCGATGCGTGAGCAGGACCGTGCCTTCGCACCGCTCACCCGCATGACGCGCGCGCTGCCTAGCTGGCCGCGTGCCTTTCCCGTGCTGCCGATCGACCAGCTTTATGCCGGGCCCGACTGGGGACTGGTGTCGGCGCGGCGGTTTCCCGCCACCGGATCGGACCATCTGCCGCTGCTCGTGACGCTGGCCCGCCGATGA
- a CDS encoding serine acetyltransferase: MNMATASLTPVPAFEEPASDEAGKPHRRGCPVSFAKLKALLAADLYRYAGRVSFGAFAKHYAFTPGYKYTVLMRTAGWLKLKPAKAFGLYPFAKWLLLRARYKYGFAIPEYMEIGPGLFLNRFGGFYFHGDTVLGSNVNITHGVVLGYMNRGSRRGAPMIGDRTFLGSGAKVIGGIHVGAEAAIGANAVVTKDVPERGVVGGIPAKLLSDQGSDGYINRLAPPELLAACEGALYGSRTKPG; encoded by the coding sequence ATGAATATGGCCACTGCATCGCTGACGCCCGTGCCGGCGTTCGAAGAGCCCGCGTCCGACGAGGCGGGCAAGCCGCACCGGCGCGGCTGCCCGGTGAGCTTCGCTAAATTGAAGGCGTTGCTCGCCGCCGATCTCTATCGCTATGCCGGGCGTGTCAGCTTCGGCGCGTTCGCCAAACATTATGCCTTCACCCCCGGCTATAAGTATACGGTGCTGATGCGCACGGCGGGCTGGCTCAAGCTCAAGCCTGCCAAGGCTTTCGGCCTCTACCCTTTCGCCAAATGGCTGCTGCTGCGCGCGCGCTACAAATATGGCTTCGCGATCCCCGAATATATGGAGATCGGGCCCGGCCTGTTCCTCAACCGCTTCGGTGGCTTCTATTTTCACGGCGACACGGTGCTGGGCAGCAACGTCAACATCACGCACGGCGTCGTGCTCGGCTATATGAATCGCGGCAGCCGGCGCGGCGCACCGATGATCGGCGATCGCACCTTCCTGGGGTCGGGCGCCAAGGTGATCGGCGGCATTCATGTCGGCGCCGAGGCGGCGATCGGCGCCAATGCGGTGGTAACGAAGGATGTGCCCGAGCGCGGCGTCGTCGGCGGCATCCCTGCGAAGCTGCTCTCCGATCAGGGATCCGACGGCTATATCAACCGCCTTGCGCCGCCCGAACTGCTCGCGGCGTGCGAGGGCGCGCTCTACGGATCGCGCACAAAGCCCGGCTGA
- a CDS encoding glycosyltransferase, translating to MLHRKRILFAINSLAGGGAERVLATLLGGSEPWRARYDIHLALLDDEPRAYDVPEWVEVHQLDARHKLLSSLIQLRALVGRVSPDATLSFLTRANIANAWAMAGRGRPWLISERVNTSAHLGSARAAKAMVRIVYPRAAHVIAVSEGVVDDLAANFGVARARMSAIANPVDHRRIAELAAEPPAFVPADRYIVSAGRLMPNKNFPLLLRAYAQASPRERLVILGEGPERGALEALAASLGIADRVDMPGFVANPFAVVARAQAYAMPSNAEGFPNGLVEAMACGVPVVATNCASGPSEILAGRSRDTISGRIDVDSGALVPTDDVEAFAAALVDVLAEPRRSACGARARDRSLAYGVEQAAANYWTQIEAVLRAPSAASQIEDISAYRPGVSS from the coding sequence ATGCTGCACCGAAAGCGGATTTTATTCGCGATCAACTCGCTCGCGGGGGGCGGCGCCGAGCGCGTCCTCGCCACGCTGCTCGGCGGTTCCGAGCCCTGGCGCGCGCGCTACGACATCCATCTCGCGCTGCTCGACGACGAGCCGCGCGCCTATGACGTACCCGAATGGGTCGAGGTTCATCAGCTCGATGCCCGGCACAAATTGCTGTCGAGCCTGATCCAGCTGCGCGCGCTCGTCGGACGCGTGTCGCCCGATGCGACGCTCAGTTTCCTGACCCGCGCCAATATCGCCAATGCCTGGGCGATGGCGGGGCGCGGCCGGCCCTGGCTGATCAGCGAGCGGGTCAACACCAGCGCCCATCTGGGCAGTGCGCGCGCCGCCAAGGCGATGGTCCGCATCGTCTATCCGCGCGCCGCGCATGTCATCGCGGTGTCCGAAGGCGTGGTCGACGATCTTGCCGCCAATTTCGGCGTCGCGCGCGCGCGCATGTCGGCGATCGCCAATCCGGTCGACCATCGGCGCATCGCCGAGCTTGCGGCCGAGCCGCCTGCCTTCGTGCCTGCCGATCGCTATATCGTCTCGGCCGGACGGCTCATGCCGAACAAGAATTTTCCGCTCCTTCTGCGCGCCTATGCGCAGGCCTCGCCGCGCGAACGCCTCGTCATCCTGGGCGAAGGCCCGGAGCGCGGAGCGCTCGAAGCGCTCGCCGCCTCGCTCGGGATTGCCGACCGGGTCGACATGCCCGGCTTCGTCGCCAACCCCTTCGCGGTGGTCGCGCGCGCGCAAGCTTACGCGATGCCCTCCAATGCCGAGGGTTTCCCCAACGGCCTCGTCGAGGCGATGGCGTGCGGGGTCCCTGTCGTCGCGACCAATTGCGCGTCGGGCCCATCCGAAATTCTGGCCGGCCGGTCGCGCGATACGATCAGCGGCAGGATCGATGTCGATTCCGGTGCGTTGGTGCCGACCGATGACGTCGAAGCCTTTGCCGCAGCACTCGTCGACGTGCTCGCCGAGCCGCGCCGCAGCGCTTGCGGCGCGCGGGCGCGCGACCGCTCGCTGGCGTACGGCGTCGAACAGGCGGCCGCAAATTACTGGACACAGATCGAGGCGGTGCTGCGCGCGCCGTCCGCCGCGTCCCAAATCGAAGACATATCAGCATATCGTCCGGGAGTAAGTTCATGA
- a CDS encoding glycosyltransferase produces MFQVAVVIPVWNGEKVLGRCLDALARQTLPRAAYQIIVVDNGSSDATRDIARSYLGVELLEERRPGSYAARNLAIGRVRAPIIAFTDADCEPAPDWLEQVLRAAAANPGFGVLAGKIELFDEIAQEREVFGDYERLFSFPQAHAARGNCATANWASETALLKALGGFDAALKSGGDRQMALRIRDSGHPLIYVPAMMVRHPVRASRAELVRKRQRLSGGRWDRTRRRPRLVHVLGITAVDTIRRLRRAAISRELSLRRRLAVMWLTLELAGVAVSEYLNLAGGRKAARD; encoded by the coding sequence ATGTTTCAAGTCGCAGTCGTCATACCCGTGTGGAACGGCGAAAAGGTGCTCGGCCGTTGCCTCGACGCGCTCGCGCGCCAGACGCTTCCACGCGCGGCCTATCAGATCATCGTCGTCGACAATGGATCGAGCGACGCAACGCGTGATATTGCGCGCAGCTATCTGGGTGTCGAGCTCCTCGAAGAGCGCCGCCCTGGCTCTTATGCCGCGCGCAACCTCGCGATCGGGCGCGTCCGCGCGCCGATCATCGCGTTTACCGACGCCGATTGCGAACCCGCGCCCGACTGGCTCGAGCAAGTGCTGCGCGCGGCGGCGGCGAATCCGGGGTTCGGCGTGCTTGCGGGCAAGATAGAGCTGTTCGACGAGATCGCGCAGGAGCGCGAGGTGTTCGGCGATTACGAGCGGCTGTTCAGCTTTCCGCAGGCGCACGCCGCGCGCGGCAATTGCGCGACGGCCAATTGGGCGAGCGAGACGGCGTTGCTGAAGGCGCTGGGCGGGTTCGATGCGGCGCTCAAATCGGGCGGCGACCGGCAGATGGCGCTGCGCATCCGCGACAGCGGTCACCCGCTGATCTATGTGCCGGCGATGATGGTGCGCCATCCGGTTCGCGCGAGCCGCGCCGAGCTGGTACGCAAGCGGCAGCGGCTGAGCGGCGGGCGCTGGGATCGCACGCGGCGGCGCCCGCGCCTTGTCCATGTGCTCGGGATTACCGCGGTCGATACGATCCGGCGGCTGCGCCGCGCGGCGATCTCGCGCGAATTGTCGCTTCGGCGGCGGCTGGCCGTAATGTGGCTGACATTGGAGCTCGCCGGGGTGGCGGTGAGCGAATATCTCAATCTGGCGGGGGGACGAAAGGCAGCACGCGACTGA
- a CDS encoding glycosyltransferase family 25 protein: MGDSLPESGKTTEVLVVSLESAAARRAAFAARAADTSLAWRFFDACTGPAPGMTIDEPAIRSNKGRPMSKGEIGCYASHFSIWQDMVARGVRQAIVLEDDTVVDWAYLEPLARTDLRAEGIDYLRLYAKRPTWQRVVRRDFLQHSRAIVELVGLAYGTQGYAITLEGARRLAEHCRTVRRPIDDEMDRSWAHGLPNLALYPAPILEAAIVSDIGNSRFGPKADPLYHSMRQRMWRQVERARMRMLKARRLLER, encoded by the coding sequence GTGGGTGATTCCCTACCCGAATCGGGCAAAACCACCGAAGTCCTGGTGGTGTCCCTCGAATCAGCCGCGGCGCGCCGGGCGGCCTTCGCCGCGCGCGCGGCGGACACGTCGCTTGCATGGCGTTTCTTCGATGCCTGCACCGGCCCGGCGCCGGGGATGACGATCGACGAGCCCGCGATCCGCAGCAACAAGGGCCGGCCAATGAGCAAGGGCGAGATCGGCTGCTATGCCAGCCATTTCTCGATCTGGCAGGACATGGTCGCGCGCGGCGTGCGGCAGGCGATCGTCCTCGAGGATGATACGGTGGTCGACTGGGCCTATCTCGAACCGCTCGCGCGTACCGATCTTCGCGCCGAGGGGATCGACTATCTTCGGCTTTACGCCAAGCGCCCGACCTGGCAGCGCGTGGTGCGGCGCGACTTCCTCCAGCATTCGCGCGCGATCGTCGAGCTGGTCGGGCTTGCCTATGGCACGCAGGGCTATGCGATCACGCTCGAAGGCGCGCGGCGGCTCGCCGAGCATTGCCGCACCGTCCGCCGCCCGATCGATGACGAGATGGACCGGTCGTGGGCGCACGGCCTGCCCAATCTTGCGCTCTATCCCGCGCCGATCCTCGAAGCCGCGATCGTCTCGGACATCGGCAATTCGCGCTTCGGGCCCAAGGCCGATCCGCTCTATCATTCGATGCGGCAAAGAATGTGGCGGCAGGTCGAACGCGCACGCATGCGGATGCTGAAAGCGAGACGCCTGCTTGAGCGCTGA
- a CDS encoding glycosyltransferase family 2 protein → MTPPHDAPRFSVVMPLYNKAAHVRAAIESVFAQTFPPHEILVVDNRSTDGGREIVAAIGDARIQLLDLSTPGPGGYAGRNIGIRAARGDWIAFLDADDLWQPDHLAVLAEGISADPGVRAAATRFDHVFEDRSQPQRIAPELEQPQSLDLAGFLAAWLAVRECPMWTGAIAIRRDTLFEAGLFPEGRAVRGGDKDLWLRVLAKGALRYDPRVTAVFHRDSDNKVSKSTTTLDVPCLVATARGMLAGATARETALLRRLVNQEIAHYARYAMKYPGRTAIRVGDLYLPEGAGTAALLLAAKLIPASVRQSSYALRNRIRARA, encoded by the coding sequence ATGACTCCTCCCCATGACGCTCCACGATTTTCCGTGGTGATGCCGCTCTATAATAAGGCCGCGCATGTGCGCGCCGCGATCGAGAGCGTATTTGCCCAAACGTTTCCGCCACACGAAATACTGGTGGTCGACAATCGTTCGACCGATGGCGGGCGTGAGATCGTTGCCGCGATCGGTGACGCGCGGATCCAGCTGCTCGACCTTTCGACGCCGGGGCCGGGTGGCTATGCCGGGCGCAATATCGGCATCCGTGCGGCGCGCGGCGACTGGATCGCCTTTCTCGACGCCGACGACTTGTGGCAGCCCGATCATCTCGCGGTGCTCGCCGAAGGCATAAGCGCGGACCCGGGCGTACGTGCGGCGGCGACGCGGTTCGACCATGTGTTCGAGGATCGTTCGCAGCCGCAGCGGATCGCGCCCGAGCTGGAGCAGCCGCAAAGCCTCGATCTCGCCGGCTTTCTTGCGGCCTGGCTGGCGGTGCGCGAATGTCCGATGTGGACCGGCGCGATCGCGATCCGGCGCGATACTTTGTTCGAGGCGGGGCTGTTCCCCGAAGGGCGCGCGGTGCGCGGCGGCGACAAGGATCTGTGGCTGCGCGTGCTCGCCAAGGGCGCGCTGCGGTACGATCCGCGCGTCACCGCGGTCTTTCACCGCGACAGCGACAACAAGGTCAGCAAGTCGACGACGACGCTCGACGTGCCCTGCCTCGTTGCGACCGCGCGCGGGATGCTCGCTGGTGCGACGGCGCGCGAGACGGCGTTGCTGCGGCGGCTCGTGAACCAGGAAATCGCGCATTATGCGCGCTATGCGATGAAATATCCGGGCCGCACGGCGATCCGGGTGGGCGATCTTTATCTGCCCGAGGGGGCCGGCACCGCGGCGCTGCTGCTCGCCGCGAAGCTGATCCCCGCATCGGTCCGGCAATCGAGCTATGCCCTGCGCAACCGGATTCGCGCGCGGGCGTGA
- a CDS encoding polysaccharide pyruvyl transferase family protein: MTKKTADQLVGELAQRFTRTLDAVIPAGPLALVDFPDHSNVGDSAIWLGEMAYLRKSGRLPAYYSAIADFDDTACRAAIGDGPILIHGGGNMGTLWPKHEAFRLHLLRTHRGHPIVQMPQSIHYADPAAAAEMAEAIRAHGQFTLLVRDARSLAFAEQHFDCDIRLCPDAALMLGRQRRDPATAPVFALLRTDHERAAGDAALPAGVIADDWLEEDAGQKRRLRLSLGLGRLLTRDPMVQRAARQQRLAEWRFQRGLTMLSTGELVVTDRLHAHILSLLLDIPHVLLDNIYGKVAGFADQWTGDYAGLMRATNRAEAFDTALACRAPQIVDG; encoded by the coding sequence ATGACCAAGAAGACCGCCGACCAGCTCGTCGGCGAACTCGCCCAGCGTTTCACGCGCACGCTCGATGCAGTGATCCCCGCGGGCCCGCTCGCGCTGGTCGACTTCCCCGATCACTCCAATGTCGGCGATTCGGCGATCTGGCTCGGCGAGATGGCGTATCTGCGCAAGTCAGGCCGCCTTCCGGCCTATTATTCGGCGATCGCCGATTTCGACGATACGGCATGCCGCGCGGCGATCGGCGACGGGCCGATCCTGATCCACGGCGGCGGCAATATGGGGACGCTCTGGCCCAAGCATGAAGCCTTCCGCCTGCACCTCCTTCGCACGCATCGCGGCCACCCGATCGTCCAGATGCCGCAGTCGATCCACTATGCCGACCCCGCTGCCGCGGCGGAAATGGCCGAGGCGATCCGTGCGCACGGCCAATTCACCCTGCTCGTCCGCGACGCCCGCTCGCTCGCCTTTGCCGAGCAGCATTTCGATTGCGATATCCGGCTTTGCCCCGATGCCGCGCTGATGCTCGGCCGCCAGCGCCGCGATCCCGCTACCGCGCCGGTCTTCGCGCTGCTGCGCACCGATCATGAACGCGCCGCCGGCGACGCCGCGCTGCCCGCGGGCGTCATCGCCGACGACTGGCTCGAAGAGGATGCCGGCCAGAAACGCCGCCTGCGCCTGTCGCTGGGGCTCGGCCGCCTCCTCACCCGCGATCCGATGGTACAGCGCGCCGCGCGGCAGCAGCGTCTGGCCGAATGGCGCTTCCAGCGTGGCCTTACGATGCTGTCGACCGGCGAGCTGGTCGTCACCGACCGGCTGCACGCGCACATCCTCTCGCTGCTGCTCGACATCCCGCATGTGCTGCTCGACAACATCTATGGCAAGGTCGCGGGCTTCGCCGATCAATGGACGGGCGATTATGCGGGGCTGATGCGCGCGACAAATCGCGCCGAAGCCTTCGACACCGCGTTGGCGTGCCGCGCGCCCCAAATCGTGGACGGCTAA
- a CDS encoding polysaccharide biosynthesis/export family protein — protein MKWHRQIALAGALMALSGCAGQTPLAGSGAAPPPATAFVLSPGDKIKVATYGEEKLTGDFEVSPAGTIAFPLIGEVKAAGLQTEELSKAIEAKLGDGYLLEPQVSVQVANFRPVYILGEVNKPGEYPYTQGLTIRGAVAKADGFTYRANEKRVFLKRAGEAGEQEYPMSADFAVLPGDTIRFGERYF, from the coding sequence ATGAAATGGCATAGGCAAATCGCACTGGCGGGGGCGCTGATGGCGCTCAGCGGGTGCGCCGGGCAAACCCCGCTCGCGGGCAGCGGCGCCGCGCCGCCTCCCGCCACGGCTTTCGTCCTTTCGCCCGGCGACAAGATCAAGGTCGCGACCTATGGCGAAGAAAAACTCACTGGCGATTTCGAGGTTTCGCCCGCCGGCACGATCGCCTTCCCGCTGATCGGCGAGGTCAAGGCGGCGGGGCTCCAGACCGAAGAATTATCCAAGGCGATCGAGGCAAAGCTCGGCGACGGCTATCTGCTCGAACCACAGGTTTCGGTACAGGTCGCCAATTTCCGCCCCGTCTACATACTCGGCGAAGTGAACAAGCCCGGCGAATATCCCTATACGCAGGGCCTCACCATCCGCGGTGCTGTCGCGAAAGCCGACGGCTTCACCTATCGCGCCAACGAGAAACGCGTCTTCCTGAAGCGCGCGGGCGAGGCCGGCGAGCAGGAATATCCGATGAGCGCCGATTTCGCCGTGCTCCCCGGCGACACGATCCGCTTCGGCGAGCGCTATTTCTGA
- a CDS encoding lipopolysaccharide biosynthesis protein, which translates to MSADLPARFDDGLRARSRSSIGWTITRFLSDQIFSFVVFVILARLLTRADIGAFAVMAVTAEAFRIIATAGLVQTIARKRDITPAFLDTIYRSQQGFSFLSAILIMALAQPIANWMGAPDIALPLAVMSLALPISSFGATHMALRLREFGHRTTALRSVVGGLIGGTCAVAAAFAGLGLWSLVIQRLVTEIVGVILSRASYDWKPGWQFDWVILRGNLMLNASLIYVQLAFLATVRVQEMAIGAGIGLAAVGVYRTAWRTVELIGRGAIQPFTQVAVQTLARVKDDPAELSKAYRWMIARASALSFPALVGFGALAPVAIPTVFGAKWAEAGQLAQIFAFMAVPFTLNFFASPSLSVLGASRSLISLSTTQLILGVILTLAALPYGLFAVAVSYVGRAYLTLPLQIWLLRRASGIRPVDSLRAVGAPLIASSVMGVALAIAMRLLDTHLAGWQSLLLLTAIGALFYAVALLAISGAWRGRFLFLFKRFRKSPI; encoded by the coding sequence TTGAGCGCTGACCTTCCCGCCCGCTTCGACGACGGGTTACGCGCGCGCAGTCGCAGCTCGATCGGCTGGACGATCACGCGTTTCCTGTCGGACCAGATCTTCTCGTTCGTCGTCTTCGTGATCCTCGCGCGGCTGCTCACGCGCGCGGATATCGGCGCATTCGCCGTTATGGCGGTGACCGCCGAAGCCTTCCGCATCATCGCCACCGCCGGGCTCGTGCAGACGATAGCCCGCAAGCGCGACATCACCCCGGCCTTCCTCGACACCATCTATCGCTCGCAGCAGGGCTTCTCCTTCCTCTCCGCCATATTGATCATGGCGCTGGCGCAGCCGATCGCGAACTGGATGGGCGCGCCCGACATCGCGCTGCCGCTCGCGGTGATGAGCCTCGCGCTGCCGATCTCCTCGTTCGGCGCCACGCATATGGCGCTGCGCCTGCGCGAGTTCGGGCATCGCACCACTGCGCTCCGCTCGGTCGTCGGCGGGCTGATCGGCGGCACCTGCGCGGTCGCCGCCGCCTTTGCCGGACTCGGCCTCTGGAGCCTTGTCATCCAGCGCCTCGTGACCGAGATCGTCGGGGTCATACTCTCGCGCGCCTCCTATGACTGGAAGCCGGGCTGGCAATTCGACTGGGTCATATTGCGCGGCAATCTGATGCTCAATGCCAGCCTGATCTACGTCCAGCTCGCCTTCCTCGCGACGGTGCGCGTGCAGGAGATGGCAATCGGCGCCGGGATCGGGCTCGCCGCGGTGGGTGTCTATCGCACCGCCTGGCGCACCGTCGAGCTGATCGGCCGCGGCGCGATCCAGCCCTTTACGCAGGTCGCGGTACAGACGCTCGCGCGGGTCAAGGACGACCCCGCCGAGCTCAGCAAAGCCTATCGCTGGATGATTGCGCGCGCGTCGGCGCTTTCCTTTCCCGCGCTCGTCGGTTTCGGTGCGCTCGCGCCGGTCGCGATCCCCACCGTGTTCGGCGCCAAATGGGCCGAAGCCGGGCAGCTCGCCCAGATCTTCGCCTTCATGGCGGTGCCCTTCACGCTCAACTTCTTCGCCTCGCCCTCGCTCAGCGTGCTCGGCGCGTCGCGCAGCCTGATCTCGCTGTCGACGACGCAGCTGATACTCGGCGTGATCCTGACGCTCGCGGCGCTCCCTTACGGGCTTTTCGCGGTCGCCGTCTCATACGTCGGGCGCGCCTACCTCACCTTGCCGCTGCAGATCTGGCTGCTCCGCCGCGCCTCGGGCATTCGTCCGGTCGACAGCTTACGCGCGGTCGGCGCGCCGCTCATCGCATCCTCGGTGATGGGCGTCGCGCTCGCGATCGCGATGCGGCTGCTCGATACGCATCTGGCCGGCTGGCAATCGCTGCTGCTGCTCACCGCGATCGGTGCGCTCTTCTACGCGGTCGCGCTGCTCGCCATCTCGGGCGCGTGGCGCGGCCGTTTCCTGTTCCTGTTCAAACGCTTCAGAAAGAGCCCGATATGA
- a CDS encoding outer membrane beta-barrel protein, with amino-acid sequence MKRVVTLALLGSCGFAMPALAQQSDATDGLGSVSSENSFGRDRNIGVLERRRPDYTPEPIQLGVLELMPRMAIGAGYDDNLYAQENDRIGDAYLRIRPRVSLVRPSPTLKLSLDGELDLLRYASRASENATQYSVNAGALYTISKSDTLNLTLRNGRYSQERVSPDSPTQASRPVRFTLSGGTATYTHVFNRLRVRGVVDVENRNYSDSVTPGGDPIDQDFRDHTTYTGTAVGEYALSPSIALFVAGSLNKRDYRERIGPVPARDSKGFELAGGASFELGRKARGALRLGYFQQDYRPVEFEDVSGLLVRGELAYFLTPLVTITGTVDRGIKETGVNGATGYLATNMTLRADYELLRNLIISAGGELEKRDFNNIDRRDDRWTWRGSASYLVSKRMALRFDLQRRTQSSWGATAGREFTDNRVSVGLTFSGL; translated from the coding sequence ATGAAGCGCGTTGTCACCCTTGCGCTGCTCGGCAGCTGCGGTTTCGCGATGCCCGCGCTCGCCCAACAATCGGATGCGACCGACGGGCTTGGATCGGTTTCGAGCGAGAATAGTTTCGGGCGCGACCGCAATATCGGCGTGCTCGAACGCCGCCGGCCCGATTATACGCCCGAACCGATCCAGCTCGGCGTCCTCGAACTGATGCCGCGCATGGCGATCGGCGCCGGCTATGACGACAATCTCTATGCGCAGGAGAATGACCGGATCGGCGACGCCTATCTGCGCATTCGCCCGCGCGTCTCGCTGGTCCGACCTTCGCCGACGCTCAAGCTGTCGCTCGACGGCGAGCTCGACCTCTTGCGCTACGCCAGCCGTGCGAGCGAGAACGCCACCCAATATTCGGTCAATGCCGGCGCGCTTTACACGATCAGCAAGTCGGACACGCTGAACCTGACGCTGCGCAACGGGCGCTACAGCCAGGAACGCGTCTCGCCCGATAGTCCGACGCAGGCATCGCGGCCGGTCCGCTTCACGCTGAGCGGAGGGACGGCGACCTACACGCATGTCTTCAACCGGCTGCGCGTGCGCGGCGTGGTCGATGTCGAGAACCGCAACTACAGCGACAGCGTCACCCCCGGCGGCGATCCGATCGATCAGGATTTCCGCGATCATACGACCTACACCGGCACGGCGGTCGGCGAATATGCGCTGAGCCCGAGCATCGCGCTGTTCGTCGCGGGCTCGCTTAACAAGCGCGACTATCGCGAGCGCATCGGGCCGGTGCCGGCGCGCGATTCCAAAGGCTTCGAGCTTGCCGGCGGCGCGAGTTTCGAACTGGGCCGCAAGGCGCGCGGGGCGCTGCGGCTCGGCTATTTCCAGCAGGATTACCGGCCGGTCGAATTCGAGGACGTCTCGGGCCTCCTCGTGCGCGGCGAGCTGGCCTATTTCCTCACCCCGTTGGTGACGATTACCGGCACGGTCGATCGCGGCATCAAGGAAACGGGCGTCAATGGCGCGACCGGCTATCTCGCGACCAATATGACGCTGCGCGCCGATTATGAGTTGCTGCGTAATCTGATCATCAGCGCCGGCGGCGAGCTGGAAAAGCGCGATTTCAACAACATAGACCGACGCGACGACCGCTGGACCTGGCGTGGCAGCGCGTCGTACCTCGTGAGCAAGCGGATGGCGCTGCGGTTCGACCTGCAGCGGCGCACCCAGTCGAGCTGGGGTGCGACCGCGGGCCGCGAATTTACGGACAATCGCGTTTCGGTGGGGCTGACCTTCTCGGGCCTTTAG